A genome region from Alteripontixanthobacter maritimus includes the following:
- a CDS encoding M48 family metallopeptidase → MAASEAASAVRASWFDGLTAVKHEGVAAALDGNLLLRADAEPGDRVEDITVPASELQYLDKRADGIIYGRGEIEEFRLILPADPPPAIAALLPTKSDYGAWIDRHGLLKMTAGFAAVSVTAVALFMTAPNWLGPMVPERWERNMGEAMIGDFGGRLCSTPESDAALAKLVRTMDPGSEEDGARIKLGIANFDMVNAVALPGGQVLLFDGLLQEAERQDEVTGVLAHEVGHVRERHVMTAVLRQFGLSILSAGLGGGYSESALGIASLDYSREAETEADEFARERLREVRVSPDGAAAFFDRVAEEYEDTNAPAITGWLATHPAAKERADAYRASKDPQASYRDILTKREYAAILSACKNDPDVEEFDFF, encoded by the coding sequence ATGGCTGCGTCCGAAGCGGCGAGCGCCGTGCGCGCAAGCTGGTTCGACGGGCTTACTGCCGTCAAGCATGAAGGGGTGGCCGCCGCTTTGGACGGCAATCTGTTGCTGCGGGCGGATGCCGAACCGGGCGATCGGGTGGAGGATATCACCGTCCCTGCAAGCGAGCTGCAATATCTCGACAAACGCGCCGACGGCATAATCTACGGCCGCGGCGAGATTGAAGAATTCCGGCTGATCCTGCCTGCCGACCCTCCGCCCGCGATCGCAGCGTTGCTGCCGACAAAATCCGATTACGGCGCGTGGATCGACCGGCACGGGCTGCTGAAAATGACGGCCGGATTTGCCGCAGTCAGCGTTACTGCTGTCGCGCTGTTCATGACCGCGCCAAACTGGCTCGGCCCAATGGTACCCGAACGGTGGGAACGCAATATGGGCGAGGCGATGATCGGCGATTTCGGCGGGCGGCTGTGCAGCACACCTGAAAGCGATGCGGCGCTGGCCAAGCTGGTGCGCACAATGGACCCGGGTAGCGAGGAAGACGGCGCGCGCATCAAGCTCGGCATTGCCAATTTCGATATGGTCAACGCGGTGGCCCTACCCGGCGGGCAGGTGCTGCTGTTCGACGGGCTGTTGCAGGAGGCGGAAAGGCAGGATGAAGTGACAGGCGTGCTGGCGCATGAGGTGGGTCATGTGCGCGAACGCCATGTGATGACCGCGGTGCTGCGCCAGTTCGGCCTGTCGATCCTGTCGGCGGGTCTGGGCGGCGGTTACAGCGAAAGCGCGCTGGGCATCGCCTCGCTGGATTATTCGCGCGAGGCGGAAACGGAAGCGGACGAATTTGCACGCGAAAGACTGCGCGAAGTGCGCGTTTCACCCGATGGCGCGGCAGCGTTTTTCGATCGGGTGGCGGAAGAATATGAAGACACGAATGCGCCGGCCATCACCGGATGGCTCGCCACGCACCCCGCTGCCAAGGAACGCGCCGATGCCTACCGCGCCAGCAAGGATCCGCAGGCCAGCTATCGCGACATCCTGACGAAGCGTGAATATGCCGCCATCCTGTCCGCTTGCAAGAACGATCCCGATGTGGAGGAGTTCGATTTCTTCTAG
- a CDS encoding YjgN family protein, with product MDEQRQDAESAFGFEGAWQEYAPIAFTNLLLTIVTLGIYRFWATARTRRYLWSRSRFVDEPLEWAGTGMELFIGALLVLGLIGLPFFLSSFATQALAMRGYEAAAVLLQIAVLVAVFYLVGVAVFRGLRYRLSRTRWRGIRGGSDDAGFGYGFSYMWKTVAGYIPLGLAVPWSMTSLWNERWNTMSFGPHKFEANAEYGNIFARYLLFYLAPFVFVILAILFGATGALAGFGVGGQDGGLGGTFFGIFLGVIFAYLALGLIAMAFYAKYFREVVGSTRWHKLQFHFNASTMDWFKLLIGDILLVVFTLGIGAIFLTYRHWKFFMIHMDASGEIVLDELTQSTTRTAGHGEGLLDSFDMGAI from the coding sequence ATGGACGAACAGCGGCAGGACGCCGAAAGTGCATTCGGCTTCGAGGGGGCGTGGCAAGAATATGCCCCGATTGCCTTTACCAATTTGCTGCTGACGATCGTCACACTGGGCATCTACCGTTTTTGGGCAACGGCGCGCACCCGGCGGTATTTATGGTCGCGCAGCCGGTTCGTGGATGAACCGCTGGAATGGGCGGGGACCGGGATGGAACTGTTCATCGGTGCCTTGCTGGTGCTGGGGCTGATCGGCCTGCCGTTCTTCCTGTCATCCTTCGCTACCCAGGCTCTGGCGATGCGGGGCTACGAAGCTGCCGCGGTCCTGTTGCAGATCGCCGTCCTGGTGGCTGTGTTCTACCTTGTCGGCGTGGCGGTGTTTCGCGGTCTTCGTTACCGCCTGTCCCGCACACGCTGGCGCGGTATTCGCGGCGGTAGCGATGATGCCGGCTTCGGCTACGGATTTTCCTACATGTGGAAGACAGTTGCCGGCTACATTCCGCTTGGTCTGGCTGTGCCGTGGTCCATGACCAGCCTGTGGAACGAGCGCTGGAACACAATGAGCTTCGGGCCGCACAAATTCGAAGCCAACGCCGAATACGGCAATATCTTCGCGCGGTATCTACTGTTCTACCTCGCGCCGTTCGTATTCGTCATTCTCGCGATCCTGTTTGGCGCTACGGGCGCGCTGGCGGGTTTCGGGGTTGGCGGACAGGATGGCGGCCTTGGCGGAACCTTTTTCGGAATTTTCCTAGGCGTTATCTTCGCCTACCTCGCGCTGGGCCTGATCGCGATGGCGTTCTACGCCAAATACTTCCGGGAAGTCGTGGGATCGACCCGCTGGCACAAGCTGCAATTCCATTTCAACGCATCGACGATGGACTGGTTCAAGCTGTTGATCGGCGACATCCTTCTAGTGGTGTTTACGCTCGGCATAGGAGCGATCTTCCTGACGTATCGTCACTGGAAATTCTTTATGATCCACATGGATGCAAGCGGCGAAATCGTGTTGGACGAGCTGACCCAGTCTACCACAAGAACGGCTGGCCATGGCGAGGGGCTGCTCGACAGCTTCGATATGGGCGCAATCTAG
- a CDS encoding helix-turn-helix transcriptional regulator: protein MKNRLKVLRAERDWSQQALADRLEVSRQSVNAIETGKYDPSLPLAFRIADLFNLPIEEIFLRS from the coding sequence ATGAAAAATCGCCTCAAGGTCCTGCGGGCTGAACGCGATTGGAGCCAGCAGGCGCTGGCCGACCGATTGGAAGTATCGCGCCAAAGCGTAAACGCCATCGAAACCGGCAAATACGATCCCTCCCTTCCCCTGGCATTCAGGATCGCCGATCTGTTCAATCTTCCCATCGAAGAGATATTCCTGCGCAGCTGA
- a CDS encoding alkaline phosphatase D family protein has translation MSGLAAAAPLAATSGGRGFTHGVASGEPTSGSVLLWTRFAGAQDTQLTYVVREMDANRRVVAEGTALASSDTDWCAKAVASGLEPGRWYTYQFTAPDGSTSADGRTRTLPVGDVSRFRMAVFSCSNKGFGWFNAYAHAAEANEFDLVLHLGDYFYEYGAGTYPDAESTIADREISPASETLKLADYRARFASYRADPDLQRLHQIYPMVLGWDDHETANDSWSGGAENHDVATEGTWRARTDAATRAYREWLPVSDEPWAAYEIGQLATLYRLETRLTNRSEQFDIGTVLRGGKSPDEMMAALAAFREGAYRDSSREMLGQAQQDWLANGLKRSRSDGKTWQVLAQQVLMGQVSSNADLLDAIVDRAPAAVQGRLRAASLASRAGLPLNMDAWDGYPAARERLLVSALNADANLISLAGDTHNAWAFDLTHDGMAAGVEFGGQSVTSPGFETYLPGLPPEMLAASTMQSSPQLTWTDTSQRGYMAVELTPASAVCDWRFTQRVRKRSARLAGSHRMTTAAGTNKLAQG, from the coding sequence ATGTCCGGGCTCGCGGCCGCAGCGCCGCTCGCCGCAACCTCTGGCGGGCGCGGCTTTACTCATGGTGTGGCCAGTGGCGAGCCGACGTCGGGCTCGGTGCTTTTGTGGACGCGCTTTGCAGGCGCGCAGGATACGCAGCTCACCTATGTCGTGCGCGAGATGGACGCGAACCGGCGCGTGGTTGCGGAAGGGACGGCGCTTGCCTCGTCCGATACCGACTGGTGCGCGAAAGCCGTCGCGAGCGGGCTGGAGCCGGGGCGCTGGTACACATATCAGTTCACAGCGCCGGACGGCTCCACCAGCGCGGACGGCCGCACGCGAACGCTTCCGGTTGGCGATGTGTCGCGTTTCCGGATGGCGGTGTTCAGCTGTTCCAACAAGGGGTTCGGCTGGTTCAACGCCTATGCCCATGCAGCGGAGGCGAACGAGTTTGATCTCGTGCTCCATCTGGGCGACTATTTCTACGAATATGGCGCAGGCACCTATCCCGATGCGGAAAGCACGATTGCAGACCGCGAGATTTCACCGGCGAGCGAAACCCTGAAGCTGGCCGATTACCGCGCGCGTTTCGCCAGTTACCGCGCCGATCCGGACCTCCAGCGCCTGCACCAGATCTACCCCATGGTGCTGGGCTGGGATGATCATGAAACCGCCAATGACAGCTGGAGTGGCGGGGCGGAAAACCACGATGTTGCAACCGAAGGAACATGGCGCGCGCGGACCGATGCCGCGACGCGCGCCTATCGCGAATGGTTGCCGGTATCGGATGAACCCTGGGCGGCGTATGAAATTGGGCAGCTGGCCACGTTGTACCGACTGGAAACGCGCCTGACCAACCGGTCCGAGCAATTCGATATCGGCACGGTGTTGCGAGGCGGGAAATCGCCGGACGAGATGATGGCGGCGCTCGCCGCGTTTCGGGAAGGCGCCTATCGCGATTCCTCTCGCGAGATGCTGGGGCAGGCGCAGCAGGACTGGCTGGCGAACGGTCTGAAACGCTCGCGGTCGGACGGCAAGACCTGGCAGGTGTTGGCGCAGCAGGTGCTGATGGGCCAGGTGTCCAGCAATGCCGATCTGCTCGATGCGATCGTCGACCGCGCGCCTGCTGCCGTACAGGGGCGGCTGCGCGCCGCCTCGCTTGCCAGCCGAGCGGGACTGCCGCTCAATATGGATGCCTGGGACGGGTACCCCGCCGCGCGCGAACGGTTGCTGGTGTCCGCGCTGAATGCGGATGCGAACCTCATTTCGCTGGCGGGTGACACGCACAACGCCTGGGCGTTCGACCTGACCCACGACGGCATGGCGGCGGGGGTCGAATTCGGCGGGCAAAGCGTAACCTCGCCCGGCTTCGAAACCTATCTACCCGGCCTGCCGCCCGAAATGCTGGCGGCTTCGACCATGCAGTCCAGCCCGCAGCTTACATGGACCGACACTTCGCAACGCGGCTATATGGCGGTGGAGCTGACGCCCGCGTCGGCGGTTTGCGACTGGCGATTTACGCAACGCGTGCGGAAACGCTCCGCCCGGCTGGCGGGTAGCCACAGGATGACCACGGCGGCCGGGACGAACAAACTGGCGCAGGGCTAG
- the thrS gene encoding threonine--tRNA ligase: protein MTELLKISLPDGSVREVEPGSTPADVAAAIGPGLAKAALAARIDHGEGGEVRDIMRPFEGDASMELITSRDEADALELVRHDYAHVLAEAVQALWPDTQITFGPATDDGFYYDFSTGDSRGPFTEEDLPVIEDKMREIIAADKPLIREEWTRDDLIAWFKDKGESFKAEWAQELPEGEPLTVYHSGDVGADGTWLDLCRGPHLASTGKLDPKAFKLMRVSGAYWRGDQRNPQLSRIYGTGWLDRKQLKQHLIRLEEAAKRDHRKLGREMDLFHLQEEAHGSVFWHPKGYMIWRELEAYMRRAMDGGGYREIKTPQLMDVRQWESSGHWGKYSANMFAVPDIVPDVDSEGEAAGPKVADDADWMAIKPMNCPAHVLVFKQGITSYRDLPIRLGEMGCCHRNEPHGALHGLMRVRQFTQDDAHIFCTEDQVVEEVNRFCRLASRVYKELGFEKFAIKLATRPDERFGSDADWDKAEQELRDAVAAAGMASEEFGWEELPGEGAFYAPKLEWHLTDAIGRTWQVGTIQSDRVLPERLDATYIGEDGGKHRPVMLHRAIYGSYERFIGILIENYAGKLPLWLAPVQAVVTTIVSDADAYAGEALAKLQAAGIRVESDLRNEKINYKVREHSLAKVPYLLVVGQREAEEGTVALRTLGGKDQRVMPLDEAIAMLRGEATAPDLK, encoded by the coding sequence ATGACCGAACTTCTGAAAATCAGCCTGCCCGATGGATCGGTGCGCGAGGTCGAGCCAGGCTCCACCCCCGCCGATGTGGCGGCGGCCATCGGTCCCGGCCTCGCGAAAGCGGCGCTGGCTGCGCGGATCGATCATGGCGAGGGGGGCGAAGTGCGCGATATCATGCGCCCCTTCGAAGGCGACGCCTCGATGGAACTGATCACCAGCCGCGACGAGGCGGACGCGCTGGAACTGGTGCGGCACGATTACGCGCATGTGCTGGCCGAGGCCGTGCAGGCGCTATGGCCAGACACACAGATTACTTTCGGCCCGGCGACCGATGATGGCTTCTATTACGATTTCAGCACGGGCGACAGCCGCGGGCCGTTTACCGAAGAAGACCTGCCGGTTATCGAAGACAAGATGCGCGAGATCATCGCTGCGGACAAACCCCTCATCCGGGAAGAGTGGACGCGTGACGACCTGATCGCTTGGTTCAAGGACAAGGGCGAAAGCTTCAAGGCGGAATGGGCGCAGGAATTGCCCGAAGGCGAACCGTTGACGGTCTATCATTCGGGCGATGTCGGGGCCGACGGCACGTGGCTCGACCTATGCCGCGGGCCGCATCTCGCCAGCACCGGCAAGCTCGATCCCAAGGCGTTCAAGCTGATGCGGGTGTCGGGCGCATACTGGCGCGGCGACCAGCGCAATCCGCAGCTGTCGCGCATTTACGGTACCGGCTGGCTCGATCGCAAACAGCTGAAACAGCACCTCATCCGGCTGGAAGAAGCCGCCAAGCGCGACCACCGCAAGCTGGGCCGCGAGATGGACCTGTTCCACCTCCAGGAAGAGGCGCATGGCAGCGTGTTCTGGCATCCCAAGGGCTACATGATCTGGCGCGAGCTGGAAGCCTATATGCGCCGCGCGATGGATGGCGGCGGCTACCGCGAAATCAAGACGCCACAATTGATGGATGTGCGGCAGTGGGAAAGCAGCGGCCACTGGGGCAAATACAGCGCCAACATGTTCGCCGTGCCCGACATTGTGCCCGATGTGGACAGCGAAGGCGAAGCGGCCGGACCCAAGGTGGCGGACGATGCCGACTGGATGGCGATCAAGCCGATGAATTGCCCGGCCCATGTGCTGGTGTTCAAGCAAGGCATCACGTCCTACCGCGACCTGCCGATCCGGCTGGGCGAGATGGGCTGCTGCCACCGCAACGAACCCCACGGCGCGCTGCACGGACTGATGCGGGTACGCCAGTTCACGCAGGACGACGCGCATATCTTTTGTACGGAAGATCAGGTGGTGGAGGAAGTGAACCGCTTCTGCCGCCTCGCCAGCCGCGTGTACAAGGAATTGGGCTTTGAAAAATTTGCCATCAAGCTGGCCACTCGGCCCGACGAGCGCTTCGGCAGCGATGCGGATTGGGACAAGGCCGAACAGGAACTGCGCGACGCCGTGGCGGCCGCCGGCATGGCGTCGGAGGAATTCGGCTGGGAGGAACTGCCAGGCGAAGGCGCGTTCTATGCGCCCAAGCTGGAATGGCATCTGACCGACGCGATCGGGCGCACCTGGCAGGTGGGCACCATCCAGTCCGACCGCGTGCTCCCCGAAAGGCTCGATGCGACGTATATTGGCGAAGATGGCGGCAAACACCGTCCTGTCATGCTACACCGCGCGATCTACGGATCGTATGAACGCTTCATCGGCATCCTGATCGAGAACTACGCGGGCAAGCTGCCGCTCTGGCTTGCACCGGTGCAGGCAGTCGTCACCACCATCGTGTCCGATGCGGACGCCTATGCCGGCGAGGCGCTGGCGAAACTGCAAGCAGCGGGCATTCGCGTGGAAAGCGACCTTCGCAACGAGAAGATCAATTACAAGGTGCGCGAACACAGCCTGGCAAAAGTGCCGTATCTGCTGGTCGTGGGCCAGAGGGAGGCGGAGGAGGGCACCGTCGCGCTGCGCACGCTTGGCGGTAAGGACCAGCGCGTCATGCCGCTGGACGAGGCGATTGCAATGCTGCGCGGGGAGGCGACTGCGCCAGACCTCAAATAA